Sequence from the Nitrospirota bacterium genome:
TCATACGACTTCCGACTTTCGACTGTATTTATTCCACCTCTATTACAAAATGGGCACGTCTATTTAGAGCCCATGCCCTCTCGTTATGTCCTGAATCAAGTGGTTTTTCCTCACCGTAACTTACCGTCTTCATACGACTATCTTCAATACCGAGGGCAACAAGATAATCCTTCACACTTCTTGTTCTCTTCTCACCGAGAGCAAGATTGTATTCTCTCGTCCCTCTCTCATCACTGTGTCCTTCGATAATTATCTTGAAGCCCTTTAGCCCTTCAATCTTTTTTGCATTTTCGTTGAGTATCTCCTTCGCGAGTGCAGTTAGACTGCTCTTATCAAATTCGAAATGCACATCCTCAAGGATTATCTTTATTACCGTCTCTTTCAGTGGTAGTGCAGGTACCTTTACCTCAGGCGCCTTCGGCGGTGGAGTTGGAGGTGCATAAAGTTCCTCTGGTTCTGTAACCTTTATAACTCTCCTCTTTTCAGCAGGAAACATAAAGGTAACAGAAAATAGCATCCTGTAATCAGGGCTTGCATCTGTCATACCATAGCCACCACCTACAGTAGCAACTACACCTGAATCAGATATAAATCTGAAACCGAGTCTTCCTTCCAAAGGCTCAGCCTTTCCTGCAAACCTGTTTCTGTTTCCAACAATCTCCCCAAGGAGATGCACCTGTCTTGCCATCGAAAAGTCAATACCAAAACCGTATGTGGTTTCGTTCTTAAGGTTTTGATTGCCTTTATCACCCACAACTGTATATCCGAAATTAAAGACTCCTTTAACAGGAC
This genomic interval carries:
- the pal gene encoding peptidoglycan-associated lipoprotein Pal; translated protein: MLKKRLGIISVIGGLLFFLPSGNSYAVPVAAPRGYQPIGDTGLFSVFGTKTTPKNHLTVGMAGDFAKFKQNTLSLQMAYGISRWFELGVDVPYTWWKSGNYKVNDIDDINLGLKYRFFDEKDAAPSAGTVLFVTLPSAPRSKGLGSGEPDIGGKLIVSKRLGPVKGVFNFGYTVVGDKGNQNLKNETTYGFGIDFSMARQVHLLGEIVGNRNRFAGKAEPLEGRLGFRFISDSGVVATVGGGYGMTDASPDYRMLFSVTFMFPAEKRRVIKVTEPEELYAPPTPPPKAPEVKVPALPLKETVIKIILEDVHFEFDKSSLTALAKEILNENAKKIEGLKGFKIIIEGHSDERGTREYNLALGEKRTRSVKDYLVALGIEDSRMKTVSYGEEKPLDSGHNERAWALNRRAHFVIEVE